A DNA window from Gillisia sp. Hel1_33_143 contains the following coding sequences:
- a CDS encoding PepSY-like domain-containing protein has product MKRRILMTVILAGILISCNYNDSPDVKTPSVVLNTFQREFPEAIDIRWEEFKDKYEVDFEYKNIDYSAIIARDGNLIKYKYEILSSQLPEAVNNTIKTNYDMRKIDDYEILKIGKITYYQIEIDGSLMDEKLIFNSTGDQNPQIKYFD; this is encoded by the coding sequence ATGAAACGAAGAATCTTAATGACAGTGATTTTAGCAGGAATCCTTATATCCTGTAATTACAATGATAGTCCTGATGTGAAAACTCCTTCTGTGGTATTAAATACTTTTCAGCGAGAATTTCCAGAAGCAATAGATATTAGATGGGAGGAATTTAAAGATAAGTATGAAGTAGATTTTGAATATAAAAATATAGATTATTCCGCCATAATTGCGAGGGATGGTAACTTGATTAAATATAAGTATGAAATCTTGTCTTCCCAATTACCAGAAGCTGTGAATAACACCATCAAGACTAATTATGATATGAGAAAAATTGATGACTATGAAATTCTAAAAATTGGAAAAATTACTTATTACCAGATAGAAATTGATGGAAGCCTAATGGACGAAAAACTGATTTTTAATTCAACTGGAGATCAAAATCCACAGATAAAATATTTTGATTAA